In Gimesia benthica, a single window of DNA contains:
- the lhgO gene encoding L-2-hydroxyglutarate oxidase, with product MKNADVAIIGGGIVGLATGWQITQRFPQTSVLILEKENELALHQTGHNSGVLHSGIYYKPGSLRAVNCREGIKAMKAFCTAEEIPWDECGKVIVAVDESEFGALDNIFERGQQNGVVCEMIDEARLKEYEPHVAGIRGIHVPETGIVDYRQVAVRLGERIQEKGHLIQTGAEVFGIKHHADGITLQTRAGDFTAKQVINCGGLFSDRVARLGGAHPDSKIVPFRGEYYELKPEAEHLCKSLIYPVPNPEFPFLGVHFTRMIHGGVECGPNAVWAFAREGYTKSNINLRDLLEAATYPGFLKMACKYWKTGLGEMWRSFSKPAFVEALQRLIPEIRSEHLVSAPAGVRAQALGPDGSLVDDFLIDESDRMINVLNAPSPAATSSLRIGQSIVDLLAPRIE from the coding sequence ATGAAAAATGCAGATGTCGCAATAATTGGTGGGGGTATCGTCGGGCTGGCGACCGGCTGGCAGATCACGCAGCGCTTTCCCCAGACCTCTGTGCTGATCCTCGAAAAAGAAAACGAACTGGCCCTGCATCAGACAGGGCATAACTCCGGGGTCCTGCATTCGGGAATCTATTACAAGCCTGGTTCGCTGCGTGCTGTCAACTGCCGCGAAGGCATCAAGGCGATGAAAGCCTTCTGCACTGCCGAGGAGATTCCCTGGGACGAGTGCGGCAAAGTGATCGTGGCTGTCGACGAAAGCGAGTTCGGTGCCCTGGATAATATCTTTGAGCGGGGACAGCAGAACGGTGTCGTCTGTGAAATGATCGACGAGGCCCGGCTCAAAGAATACGAACCGCACGTGGCAGGCATCCGTGGGATTCATGTTCCCGAAACAGGCATTGTCGATTACAGGCAGGTGGCGGTCCGGCTGGGTGAGCGGATTCAGGAAAAGGGGCATCTGATCCAGACCGGTGCGGAGGTTTTCGGGATCAAACATCATGCGGATGGCATTACCCTGCAGACCAGAGCCGGTGACTTTACCGCGAAACAGGTCATCAACTGTGGCGGACTGTTCAGCGACCGCGTGGCTCGACTGGGGGGCGCCCATCCCGATTCTAAGATTGTCCCGTTCCGGGGGGAGTACTATGAACTCAAGCCGGAAGCGGAGCACCTGTGTAAATCATTGATCTATCCGGTTCCCAATCCTGAGTTCCCCTTTCTGGGAGTGCATTTTACCCGAATGATTCATGGCGGCGTGGAATGTGGTCCGAATGCCGTCTGGGCGTTCGCCCGTGAAGGTTATACGAAATCAAACATCAATCTGCGTGACCTGCTGGAAGCAGCCACCTATCCCGGCTTTCTCAAGATGGCCTGCAAATACTGGAAGACCGGTCTGGGCGAAATGTGGCGCTCCTTCAGCAAGCCTGCGTTTGTTGAAGCGCTGCAGCGGCTGATTCCCGAGATCCGGTCCGAGCATCTGGTCTCTGCTCCAGCGGGTGTGCGGGCGCAGGCACTCGGTCCCGATGGCTCGCTGGTCGACGATTTTCTGATTGACGAATCCGATCGCATGATCAACGTGTTAAACGCCCCCTCGCCGGCAGCGACATCTTCGCTCCGCATCGGTCAGTCGATTGTCGATCTGCTTGCACCCCGGATTGAATAA
- a CDS encoding glycosyltransferase — protein sequence MTATLITIWGYATLVFWLVLLGPSLVTMLQKQISRCVNRTAIPDQWPRISVIVPAKDEAATIEVNLNSLLASDYPNLEIIAVNDRSTDETGAMMERVAARAAAENRVQMQVLHIEELPADWLGKSHAMHQAAQQATGELLLFTDGDIIFSPQAITHATRIFLDQQLDHLALLPRLARGGLFERAFVTYFGFLLASGTFFWLIPTRWKHAYVGIGAFNLLKRSVYQATGGLETIRLDVLDDIKLGKLIKQSGYQQDVYLGIDELQVRWQPSAWAVITGIEKNAFASLYYSVRRLCFVTTLYVLFFLLPFVMPFMFPLTETVGFLATLVLLHLTYGLLGWIFSSGLAITPFLLYASLALTFAFWRSAWITLKNGGVRWRDTIYPLDLLKRHLY from the coding sequence ATGACCGCCACGCTGATCACCATCTGGGGCTATGCGACGCTTGTCTTCTGGCTTGTTCTGCTGGGGCCATCACTGGTGACAATGCTGCAGAAACAGATCTCCCGCTGTGTGAACCGGACTGCGATTCCTGACCAGTGGCCGCGGATTTCTGTGATAGTGCCCGCGAAGGATGAAGCAGCGACAATCGAAGTGAACCTGAATTCCCTGCTGGCTTCTGACTATCCCAATCTCGAAATCATCGCGGTCAACGATCGCTCCACAGATGAGACCGGCGCGATGATGGAGCGGGTCGCCGCCCGGGCTGCGGCAGAGAACCGGGTTCAGATGCAGGTCCTGCACATCGAAGAACTGCCCGCTGACTGGCTGGGGAAATCCCATGCGATGCACCAGGCGGCCCAACAGGCTACCGGAGAACTGCTGCTGTTTACCGATGGGGATATTATCTTTTCGCCGCAGGCTATTACGCATGCGACCCGAATCTTTTTGGATCAGCAACTCGATCATCTGGCACTGCTCCCCCGACTGGCAAGGGGAGGTCTGTTCGAGCGGGCCTTCGTGACTTACTTCGGCTTTCTGCTCGCCTCGGGAACATTTTTCTGGCTGATCCCGACCCGCTGGAAACATGCCTATGTGGGCATCGGTGCTTTCAATCTGCTGAAGCGATCTGTCTACCAGGCGACCGGCGGGCTGGAAACGATTCGGCTCGATGTACTGGATGACATCAAGCTGGGAAAGCTGATCAAGCAGAGTGGTTATCAGCAGGATGTCTACCTGGGAATTGATGAACTCCAGGTTCGCTGGCAGCCCTCAGCCTGGGCAGTCATCACCGGAATTGAAAAGAACGCCTTTGCCTCACTCTACTATTCGGTTCGCAGACTCTGTTTTGTCACGACGCTGTACGTTCTCTTTTTTCTGTTACCGTTCGTGATGCCCTTCATGTTTCCCCTGACAGAGACGGTCGGCTTTCTGGCGACACTCGTATTGTTGCACCTGACTTACGGGCTGCTCGGCTGGATCTTTTCCTCCGGACTGGCAATCACCCCGTTTCTGCTCTACGCCTCGCTGGCACTCACCTTCGCCTTCTGGCGTTCCGCCTGGATCACACTCAAGAACGGAGGCGTACGCTGGCGCGATACGATCTATCCCCTGGATCTGCTGAAGCGGCATCTGTATTGA